In Equus przewalskii isolate Varuska chromosome 14, EquPr2, whole genome shotgun sequence, the sequence ATGTGAAAATAACTTTGACTTTGTTGCTTACAGGTATTCTATAAATTGGAAACTTGATTTAGTGGAGTATTTCATAACTAACACTCACCTGGAAGCTGACAGAAGTACTAACCAAGAATGCAGTctcacaaaaatatttcctgtagGATCTGGGCAATATATTTTACTACCAGCCTAGGTTCTACTATCATTTACGTCTTTCTTTACAACTTTTcttaatttaagaataaatttgcaTTCAAAGAATTTTGCAGATTAAAGTGTATTTTCAATGATTTTCACAGTGACCACTTTTTTTACAACTTTATAACTaatatacaataaactgcataAAGTATACAATGTTGTAagttttgagatatatatatacatatacccaTGAAACCGTTGCCACAATTAAGAtaacaaacatttttatcattcttaTAAGTTTTCACACACCCCTCTGTTATCTAACCCATCCCTCCCTCTACTCTTATCCCTAGGCATCTGCTGTCATTATAGATTACTTTGAATTTTCTAGGATTttatacaagtggaatcatacattatgataaaaaaaagtttttatctggcttatttcactcagtaaatGATTCGGAGATTCAACCATTTTGTTGTGTGTTTCAAAAGttctttccttcttattgctgaatgatattcctATCAATGCTCTTGATTACCATATTGTATAACCAACATGTTTTCTTGGCATAGAACATTGTGAAAATCTAACAAAAGCTCCTAAATGTTGATATCAAtggtttttggaaaaaataagtcTGGTGATACCTATTTTAGCTTTCACTTTATCACTTATTAGTTACGACTGAAGCAAGTCACTCACCTGTCTCAGAAACCTTCTCTAGAAAATGGGGATATACCACCTCACCTATGTAATTCACCTTAGATAAGTGCGTAAGGACTCTCTGACTTCTAAGACCTATCAATTCTACTGAAACAGGTAAATCTTCTAGAAAGACAACaatgcccatttgtttacatactgTCTGTGGTTGCTTTTGAGCTACAACAAGAAAGTTGAGTACTTGTGACAGAAACTGTATGGCTGTCAAGCCTAAAATATCTGGCCTCTCAAAAAAAAGTTTATCAACCTGTTCTGAGTGAACACAAAATGTTCTTGGAGCAAGCAAACAGATCATTTGTAGTGATGTTTAGATTTACTGATTGACAAAAATGATTCCACtgccaaaaaaaaattacttttgccACTTTGGCAAATAAGatcaaagaaaaatcatagaGATTTAAAAACCCCTGTGGCAGCAATAAATTCAATGGTACATAAGTTACTAAAATCAAAAGGACACATTATAAACTCCATTTCAAGAAATAGTAGGACTATATCAAGttaaagaaatacaataatagCTTTCTAGGAAAGTCTTGAAATAGATATGTATGTTTTCATATTCCTGCCCAAGTGATAAACacttaaagacaaaatgaaataatcactactgccagaataaaaaatgaacagcCTGTACAAATGGCCGGTGAAACTTAGATATACAAGTGTACTTACCACATCTTTCTAGTCTGTCAGACTTCTGGTCTGGGAACAATCGAAGCGGAAGGCCGTATAACACAACGGTTAAGAAAATGGCCCTTAGGGTCAGACAAACCAACGCCAATAAAGGGCACTGGCACTATTGTAcaataactgaataaaaaatCCTCCAAATGTAttctgaaaaagttatttttttaaaagaaattatcttttaaattaaaattaaaatcattacaGAACTACAAAACTGAAAAATCCTAAGCAACTCAAGAAGGGAATATGTGAGGGAAACTGCCAGCTAAAAAACtgctttcaggggctggccccgtggccgagtggttaagttcgcgcgctccgctgcaggcggcccagtgtttcgttggttcgaatcctgggcgcggacatggcactgctcgtcagaccacgctgaggcagcgtcccacatgccacaactagaggaacccacaacgaagaatacacaactatgtaccggggggctttggagagaaaaaggaaaaaataaaatctttaaaaaaaaaaaaaactgctttcagcattagaagaaaaaaaaatctctattatAGGATGTAATAGAAGCACTTATTTGATTAttcatctgaaaataaatctgGTTAGCTAATTCAGTAGTCTGGGTTTTCTCTTCCTAATTACAAGTtggtgcttttttcccccaaaagacaTACGCCAGGTTATTAAAAGTCTGATCTGGCAGTCATCTGAAGCACATACTGAATGACTTCAAGAAAAACCATGTAGATGCTAACATAGTCTGCTATAATAGTGGAAACTGCAAGGAAAAGCAGTAGTGTTTTGTAAATAATCaagatcaaattaaaaattatttgtgggcTCAAGAACAGAGAGCACAGTAGGGTCTTTAGGAACAATGCATTACTGTAATTAAGATACACCGCCTCCTATACCTTACTGCCTATAAGGATGACTGGGTGAGACAGTTTTGTTCTGTGTTGTTTAATCTCAATTCCTGGTCTTTATTTAGCCTATCTAAATCACTGCCTTGGGGATTCTGACCAAATGCCAAGAATTTGGAGATCCATCCAAAATAGAGTAGTGGCCAACTTTTCTGTGCAATTACCTTATTGATCCATTTTGTTCTTCTGAGCTAGCTGCCAGGACCCTGAGGCTGGTTTCCAGACTGTTCACAATTGGGAGCATCTAAATATTCAGAAGATTCCATCTCTGCAAAGGGATTCTAGGAAACAGGGTCTTTTCCTATTCTTCTTCTTATCTTTGCAAAGTAAGTGCTACATAAAACCAATCTGAATGTATGGCTAACATGTAATGGAAAATATAGTTTACAGAGGGAAATTGAAGTTGAACTCACCTGTCCACTTTTCCCTATTTCCAGCTCCATTATGGCAACAGGGGTATGTATTTCAGCTGAGTGCCTTGACTGTGATTTGCCATCAACTCTCCAGCTCAGGCCCCGAAGCCCACTGTCCCAGCGGCTCTGGTTCATGAGGCTCTCTCGGATTTTTGTCTTATGGCTCTTCCAGAATTTGGAAATGACAGCAGCTTGGTCAGATGTGATCCCACCTTGCTTTTTGGTTTGAGCAGTCAAGAATGCCTCCAGCTGGTTGAAATCCATGTCTGCAGATGCAATAGACTATAATGacagaaaaagtaataaatttgaATTTGGTAGATAACTAGAAAAAGATAGCTTCTTAACTTCTCAACGGATCATATTTTGAGTGATTTTTAATCACtgaataagcttttaaaaagggTCAGCAAGTGACAGCAATGAGAATAAGCTCTTCATAAGTACAAAAACATTCCCTTTGCAAATACTGAATATCAGAAAAGCTACTGTTAAAATTCCATGTCACTCAATTCTCTATCAATAACtagaatctaatttttaaatacccAGTTCCACGGTGgcgaaataataaataaaataaaaacataaaaataaactaataaaacagGGGAATAAAATTAATTAGTTCTCTGATGAAATCTCAAATAATTTCACAATGTCAGGCTTGGCTGGATATACTACAACTGTACAATGCCTTGTGTGTAAGAAGCACTAAgtaaattttgtttaataaatgtgttattttagcTTTGTAGCCCATCTTCAGTCAAACAGCTCATTCACAATAACATTACTCTGAAACTGTATATTACTTTATGCTTTTccatacattttcaaaatttaattgcCATTGCTGTTCTGAGAATAGTAAGCAGCTAAACTGAAGTAAGAAATCATTCAGCCCAGAGGGCTGGGGCAATGGAGCCTTGGAGAAGACAGTGACGGGTAATGATCTGGTCTCAGGACAAGCTGTCCCTTGCTTCTTCTTTGGTATATCCTTATCCTCTCCTGGCCATGTGGGTTTGCCCGAGCTTCAAATCAGACAAATCATAGTCCCCTCCTTTCTTAGAGCACACTGATTGATCCAAATAATTCTCCCTATTTAGAGCAGGAGGAGAAATGGTCTTGCCTCTTGGGGTCATGGTACTGGAAGGATATGAGGCTGGAATTGCAGACAGCCTCTTTGATCTTTTGGCGAAGTTCTGACTACAATAAAACAGAATGATGCCAAGCAGAGATGAGAGTGGGTTCTAATGGAGAGATATCCCTGTTCTATAATCCCCAAGGCCCTGGTTCCTACAGCCCTTCCTTCAATTCTGTATGTTACCTCAGCATCCTTTCCACCTACAGGCaccaaaaaattccatttattgtCCAAGATAGCTTAAGCCGTCTTCCTATCATTTGAAACCAAGAATCCTGACTAAACTTGGGTACtagcagagagaacagaggaatGTACAGGTAGACAGTGTACAGGTAGAGTATAAGCAGAGGAGGTGGGACTTCTACAAACACACTGCCTTTTATTCCtctgctaatttaaaaaattgtacagTAAACATTACAActttataacaaataaatattacaaCACAGATTAAAGATATTTCACATTACaattcaataaacacttattgaacaCCTGCCTATTTACCAGGTATAAAGACCCAAAGTCTCTGGCTATGCCACTCAATAGAAGCATTAATTTGTATAATATACTATAACTAAGTCAAATTATTTCCACTGGCACTTTGCTTCACACTATCACACCACAACTCAGGTGATTTGTATCATTCTTTCCTTAAATCATATCAAGATATCCATTCTGATATAACTTCACTTGTGACAGAAGTTATTTTGGTTGGGTTCCAGTCAATAATATCTTGAACTGGGGTCAATTCATCCAAATTTAGAATAAGCAGAGATTAAATGAGGAATTGATTTTGGTTTGAGTTCAAAGTcctcaattttcatttaattgaCGAAATATTTGAATAGCTGCCATGGAACATACCTGTTCAAGGCGTGCCACCTTCATCTACGAGTAATCTAAGCTGGCAGCCTGGTACTTACTTATCTTcaattcttccctttcctccacaacTTAAATGAGTGGTTCTCAACACTGGCTGTATATTGGAACCAtgagatacatttaaaaatatcagtgccCAGACTCCAtaccaggaatttttttttttctgaggaagattagccctgaggtaacatctgccaatcctcctcttttttctgtggaagactggccctgagctaacatctgggcccatcttcctctactgtgtatgtgggatgcctaccacagcatggcttgccaagtggtgccacatcggcaccagggatccgaaccagtgaaccccgggccgcagaagcagaacatgtgcacttaaccactgcaccaccagtccagcccttaaccactgcaccaccagtcCAGTCTGCACCACCAaccagaaattctgatttctaCAAATTCTagagtggggcccaggcattAGTATTGTTTGAATGCTTCCTAAATGATTCTAATGGGCAACAAAGGTTAAGATCTAATGCCTATAACCTTTCAATCATCAAgttctacttatttttatatctgaaaTAATTCTCTAATAATATGTCCCCTCTGCTCTGTCCCCATTACCTGGTAGAGGCCCTCACTATCTGTACCTAAACTAGGCTTGTACCTCCTCAAATCTCTGATCCTGTCACTTCTCCATGTAAAGCTATCCAATATCTGGCTATTACCTGCTGCAGTGGCTATCAGTCAGGATGTGGGGAAACCTTTTACTATGAGGTATGAGATAAATTACAAGTAACATTATTATTGGTAGTAAAAGTACTTAAGtttgtaaagatttatttttatatgtatatattcggGGGTTTTCAAGGTTATCTTTATAGTAACAATTTCCTCCCTTATTTTGCTTCcttgaacagaagaaaaaaagagcattacAAACACAAGAACTCTGTATGGGAATATATCATGCATGTATTACTATCTGTTAAGTGTGCGACAGGggaataaaaaattgaaaactggtAAACCAGGATAGTGGTTCTCAACGAGGTAGTATTGCTCCCAAAGGCAGTTGATAAATGTTGGGGGCTGTGCTTGGTTTCAGGATGACTAGAGTTCTCTTGCCATCAAGTGAGTGGGAGCCAAGTATGCTGGGCATGCTACTGCTCAAGAAAACAGGGGTTAGCAAACTCTGTAAAGCTGTTACCATCTCTGTTAcatattcttccctttttttgtccAACTCTTTAAAAacgtaaaaaccattcttagctcatgggctaTACAAAAATAGGCAGTGTGGCCTATGGGatatagtttgccaacctctgctcaTAAAATCCCACAGAACAAACTGATCCACATCCCACGTGACTTGGCAATGTCTCATCTAACATTATGTGGAAAAACCTGTTTATAATTACTTGAGCCTagaaattaatcttttttctttttacataaaaaatattttttgcacagTTTTAATAAACACCAAATTTTCGAGGAATGCAATTAATATAACTCGTACTTTGGTTTGGTCAGAACTTTACCAACACGTTGAACATTTTGGAAAATCTCATTACCAGTGGCAATACCATTTAAAGTACCTTAACTACCAATACAACACATCTATATATGTCTGCATTTACTGCTGCACATTCACAGTGATTCTACATATAGGTGCTAGTATCTGATTAATCCATTATATGTTCTAATGCAGCAATGCTTGCacacagacattttaaaatatatatttcaaattactttattattttcctcattaacTTCCCTTTATACTATATTTATGTCATCATATTGATTTGTTAGAAATTAGGcgtgttaattttattatatgtgaattatacacGCATCCCATTTAAGGATAACAAAgggacattagaaaatatttaccataaaGAGGAGACATTGGGTCTCataggtttgagaaccactgaggaTCAAGTCCAAGCTCAACAGAACAGACCCTTCAAGATGTGAGCTGACTTATCTTTCAGTTTTAGTGCCTCATATCTTACTGCTTCCTGCCTCCCACACTTGCTGCTCAAATAGCACTAACCTGTTTGTAATTCCCCTACTAGCAATCCTAATATGCTGCTTCTTTCTGTGTGCCTCTGTTCATGCTATTCTAACTACCTCAAATGTCCTTCCATCACCATCCTCACCAGATTAACTTCTATTCACCATTCAAGACTCAGTTCAAGCATGGCTTCCCCAATATTCCTCCTTCTCTAGTAAGGTGAGGGCCCTTTCTACTCTAAAAATGTCCTAATATCTTCACTGTACTTACCTCAATCTAATGAAATTATCTGTGTACAAGTCTATTTTACCCAAGAGATTCTAATCTTTGAGGGCAGGGTCTACATATCTCTGCAAATACAGCATCTAACACAATTCCTTGAATTCATGTTCTAACAAGTACTCACAACCATATCATAactttttaaaccaaaataataaatgctgCAGATCAACCTTAAGCCTATAATTATTTAAAGTTACCAACTTCTTGCATTACAAAATCGTCTCATGTATATCAAAACCATAAAGTCCTAGATAAGGGTAGAAAATAATACCAGGGTGCTGATTTCTGTCGGCCTAATCTAGCCCCGCAAATCAGCAAGGGGCTCAGAGCCAAAGGAAATTTAGGCTAGGAATCATGGCAAAGGAAGAAtttgaatgaaagataaaaatgtaaaccaCTGGGGCCTGCCCCggggctgaatggttaagttcccgcgcactctgcttcggaggcccagggtttcgccggttggagtcctgagcatggacatagcaccgctcaacaagccatgctaaggtggcatcccacatgccacaaccagaaagacctacaactaaaaatacacaactatgtactggggggctttggggagaaaaaggaaaaataaaaatcttaaaaataaaattaaaaaatgtaaaccacTGTGTTATTAACAAAGCTGTTGCTGCTAGAATATAATCACAGAGCAACCCTATATGGTGTGGCTGGTGATGGGCAGCTTGGGAGAATGGCTGGTCTCCTAGTCAAGAGAGATTAGCAATATGCTAAACATGCACTTGATTGAAATATGATGATCcagtaactatttttaaatattaaaactgtcagtccaaaaacaaaaatttcaaatgaacaCAAACAGTGAGGtagtagaaagaggaaaagagaagtaaaaggatGCCAAGTTGTTCCTGGCTACTTCAGACAAAAGAAACAGATTGATATTGcagggaggaagacttttcctctacctaatgtgtgtttgtctggccagagaatgaattaaattcacatgagacagaatagcaagagaaaattaaacaaagctttatgaggaccatggcccggggcctttcttcccgaaggaagaaagggcaccgaagaagtggcgTGCaaagagtggttatatacccccaaacagggtgtttctcatatgattgaaatgtccctcccacaacagtcacaagattgccctgtcagcacagcgcttgatggacacagcagagagtgggtctgctatctcggagggcgtagcaggaggcaagtctattgtctccagctgggtgctcacaggtgagcgcagcaatcagttcctagactaaagaaagatgcttaatcctgaagGAAATACCAACGTtgtgagggggagggaagtcagttacaggaggttaccagacaagcaccaaaaacaaatgcagatttaagtctttgccttccccattgattaagagtttctagagatatctttacagatggagagttcctttacaatgtaaatgtgtcttacaaagggtaagtaaattctacttttcagttgctttcctgtctgcaaaggaaccagcctcaaataatcctcatgccaaagagacatatcttggggtggccatttccaggtccccacaatatacatgcaattcctatcaaaattctagcaagattttttgtagatatagacaaaattactctaaaatttatatggaaaggcaacgAAAGGAGAGTagataaaacaattttgaagagGGACAATAAAGTGAGAGGAATCAGTCTTCCCCATTAAGACTTATgtatagctatagtaatcaagactcTGGTATTTgcagagggatagacacatagaccaatggaacagaataaataacacagaaatagacccacacaaatatggataactgatttttgacaaaggtgcaaaaacaattcaatggaggaaagatagccttttcaataaaAGGTGCTCAAGCAAATAGATAtccataggttaaaaaaaaatttataaagaacctCAACCTAAGTCTCATAACTtgcataaaaattaacaaaaatggaTCATGGGCTTAGATATAATGTGAAactttaaaatcttaaagaaaaaaaatagaagaaaatctttggcATCTAGGACTAGGCAAAGCGTTCTTAGACGACAccaaagcatgatccataaaagcaaaaactgttAAATTATACCTCACTAAAAATAATGTTTGCCCTGTGCAAAAAACcctgtgaagaggatgaaaaagacaagctacaaatTGGGAGCAAATAtttcaaaccacatatctgacaaaggactagtatttagaatatatacagaactttcaaaactcaacattaaaaaacaatccCATTAGAAACTGTACAAAAGACATGAGAAACATTTCATCTCGGTGGATATACAGAtcgcaaataagcacatgaaaaatgtttaacttcattagccatcagagaaatgtaaattaaaaccacaacaagatgTCACTACACACTtagcagaatggctaaaattaaaaaatagtgacaagaTCAAATGCTGCTGGGGACACAAAGAAACTgaatcactcatacattgctgtgggaatgtaaaatggtactccaatgtgaaaaacattttgtcaacttattaaaaaactaaacaagcggggctggccccatggctgagtggttaagttcgtgcgctccgctgcaggcgggccagtgttttgttggttcgaatcctgggcgcggacatggcactgctcatcaaaccacgctgaggcagcatcccacatgccacaactagaaggaccaacaacaaagaatatacaactatgtactggggggctttggggagaaaaaggaaaaaaaataaaataaataagcaattacCATTTCACCCAGCAAtagcactcctgggcatttatcccagagggAGGAGGACTTAGGTCcatacaaaaagctatacacatatgtttctagcagctttatgtgtaacagccaaaaactaaaagcaaaccagatgtccttcaatgaatgaatggttaaactgtggtacgtccataccatggaatactactctgcaataaaaaggaactggACCACTGTTACTAAAACCTGCATGAATTCCAGacaattatgctgagtgaaaaaagccaaccaTAAAAGGTTAAACATTGTATtattccaattataaaatattcttgaaatgacaaaattacagaaatggaaaataggtTAGTCATTGCCAGGGGTTAAGGTGGGGGCTCTTTGAGAAAGACCCAGTTGCAGCTGCAGCAGAGCTTGGTCCATTGGCTCCTGCTCCTGACCCACCACTATTTGCTCTCACCCAAGAACAAGTTGGTGGGAAGCTACGTCACAGCCACGGCTTTGAAAGATATCAGAAAGACACCTACGGAACCAGAGGTGGCGATTCATCAAATGAGAATCACCCTAACTAGTGACAGTGTAAGACCTCTGGAGAAGGTGTGTGCTGACTTGATCCGAGGcacaaaagaaaatctcaaagtgAAAGGACCAGGTGGGAGGCCTATCGAGACTCTGGGAATCactaaaagaaaaactctttgtGCTGTAAGGTTCTTAGACTTGGGATTTTTTCAGATCAGTATCTACGAGTGACTCACTACCTTGGACAGTCCTTCTGAGATTGTTAAGCAGATTACTTCCATCAGTATTTAGCCAGGAGAAGAGGCTCAAGTCACCAGTGCAGATGATTAAATCAATTATTTTGATAAATCGATTTTGagaggtttaaagaaaaaaacccgaAAGGGTGCAGGTAGGTGGATGGAAAGTGGATGTGGCTATAAAACTGCAACATTAAGAAGCTTAGTGGTGATGGaaagttctatatcttgattcTATCAATATAGTAATTGATCAATACTGTATCAATCAACATAATGTTTGTGATATCATACTATAGCTTTGAAGATGTTACCACTGAGGGAAACTGGTATAGAGTACAAAGGCATCTCTTTGTATCATTTCTTATAGCTGCATgcgaatctacaattatctctaaataaaacacttaatttaaataaaaaccctGTAAGGAAGGACTTCTGAGGCCCCCAGATTTAAGTTCTAATTCTTCTATATGGTTTACAAGGTGAATCATGATCAggcacctcctctccctctctagctttatttctcttcatctccCTCTACCTCGCATACTCTTCCACTCATTCCTTCTCCCTTCCGTCCATACTGAACTCCTTTCAGTTCCTAAACGTGCCATTCTTTCTCTATCCTCTGGAACTTTGCCTATATTATTCCTTCCGTCTAGAACATCTTAGCTGCTGTTCCTTTAACCCCTTTTATTGACACCACCTTTCTTTTCAGGCTTTAATACAGATCTTACTTTATCCAGGAAGCTTCCTTGAACCCCCAAATCTGAGACAGGGGTCTCTTTCTAGGCTGCATAGGAAACTATGGTTTACTATGTGGTATTTATCATAATGTATGGTAACTGCCAGGCCTATATCTCACTCTAAAATGTAAGTGCCTTAAGAGGACAGAGACCTTGcccttct encodes:
- the COMMD1 gene encoding COMM domain-containing protein 1, which codes for MAGELESCKPLSGLLSGLAQDAFYGHPGITEELLRSQLYPDVPIEEFRPFQAKMRGILKSIASADMDFNQLEAFLTAQTKKQGGITSDQAAVISKFWKSHKTKIRESLMNQSRWDSGLRGLSWRVDGKSQSRHSAEIHTPVAIMELEIGKSGQESEFLCLEFDEIKVNQVLKKLSEVEESISTLMQPV